One region of Thunnus albacares chromosome 8, fThuAlb1.1, whole genome shotgun sequence genomic DNA includes:
- the esrp1 gene encoding epithelial splicing regulatory protein 1 isoform X3, with the protein MTAQVDYLVVVFTATSGASGELLGSDEKELVQLVWQLVDVKNKKLGRVNELLIKPDLTDLTEEKEKEEDVVEESVEEENGSGADCVFTALNLETALNMFHLQLTNEVNSAGEGTSVCLCTDGQLHIRQVIHPEAASKNILVPDCFYSFFDLRKEFKKHFPTSDLKALNVHIMAESLCIPVDVPAMWGPSATLDPSAILPPEVAVQQVQIMATIVLAMLSEPLSHTFSNPERVSEKFETGTCSKMEKVCNNTVIRARGLPWQSSDQDIARFFRGLNIAKGGAALCLNAQGRRNGEALVRFVSEEHRDLALQRHKHHMGNRYIEVYKATGEDFLKIAGGTSNEVAIFLSREDQIIVRMRGLPFTATHEQVLSFFSPGEGLKETCPVSGGKDGILFVRYPDGRPTGDAFVLFACEEHAQCALRKHKEILGRRYIELFKSTAAEVQQVLNRYSSAPLIPVAPAPLVSVLPTVSLLPPPGGVRDCLRLRGLPYTASIEDILTFLGEFTHDIRPHGVHMVLNQQGRPSGDCFIQMTSAERALQASQRLHKHVMASQRGANSRYVEVFPCSAEEMGLVLMGGSLSHTHTHTHTRSRSGTGLSPPPCKSRRLSPPSYSFTPAPPVLPTEAAVSLYPPMGQVLLTPRPLPPGHAYYPGSAQLYMNYTAYYPSPPGSPTTVGFFPSPSSLSSPGGLVRMPGLTYNSNGVKDLINAVQGYQYAPEDALMHAHGPVHAHDPARTLLTQPKEWVCI; encoded by the exons ATGACGGCGCAGGTAGACTACCTGGTGGTGGTGTTCACCGCCACATCTGGCGCGAGCGGAGAGCTTCTGGGATCTGACGAGAAGGAGCTCGTGCAGTTGGTTTGGCAGCTGGTGGATGTAAAGAACAAAAAG TTGGGCAGGGTGAATGAGCTCCTCATTAAGCCTGACCTCACAGACTTGacggaggagaaagagaaggaggaggatgtgGTGGAGGAGAGCGTGGAGGAGGAGAATGGATCTGGAGCAGATTGTGTCTTTACAGCCTTGAATCTTGAGACAGCTTTAAATATG TTTCATCTACAACTGACGAATGAGGTGAACAGCGCTGGCGAAGGCACttcggtgtgtttgtgtacagacGGGCAGCTCCACATCCGTCAAGTGATTCACCCCGAGGCTGCGAGCAAG AACATCCTGGTCCCAGACTGTTTCTACTCTTTCTTTGACCTTCGGAAAGAGTTCAAGAAGCACTTCCCCACATCAGACCTCAAGGCTTTGAATGTACACATCATGGCAGAGT CTCTCTGTATACCTGTTGATGTGCCCGCCATGTGGGGTCCCTCAGCCACACTGGATCCGTCAGCCATATTGCCCCCAGAAGTAGCCGTACAGCAGGTCCAGATTATGGCCACCATCGTCCTTGCCATGCTTTCTGAGCCATTAA GCCACACGTTTTCCAACCCGGAGAGAGTTAGTGAGAAGTTTGAGACTGGCACTTG caGTAAGATGGAGAAAGTGTGCAACAACACAGTGATCAGAGCCAGGGGGTTGCCATGGCAGTCTTCTGACCAAGATATTGCTCGATTCTTCAGAGGACTAAACATTGCCAA AGGAGGGGCTGCGTTGTGTCTTAATGCTCAGGGGAGGAGGAACGGAGAAGCCCTTGTTCGTTTTGTCAGTGAGGAGCACAGAGACCTGGCGCTCCAAAGACACAAACACCACATGGGCAACAGATACATAGAG GTTTACAAAGCAACAGGAGAGGACTTCCTGAAGATAGCAGGAG gtACCTCCAACGAGGTAGCGATCTTCCTGTCCCGTGAGGACCAGATCATAGTGAGGATGCGAGGTCTTCCTTTCACTGCCACACACGAGCAggtcctctccttcttctcgcCAGGGGAGGGTCTTAAAGAAACGTGTCCGGTCAGCGGAGGGAAGGATGGCATCCTATTTGTTCGCTACCCAGACGGGCGTCCCACTGGAGACGCCTTTGTGTTATTTGCCTGTGAGGAACACGCCCAGTGTGCTCTGAGGAAACATAAGGAAATCCTGGGCAGAAGATATATTGAGCTGTTCAAAAGTACGGCGGCAGAGGTCCAGCAG gtGTTGAACCGGTACTCGTCAGCCCCGCTAATCCCCGTGGCCCCTGCCCCCTTGGTGTCAGTGTTGCCCACAGTGTCTCTCCTGCCCCCTCCTGGCGGTGTGAGGGACTGCCTGAGGCTGAGGGGGCTGCCATACACAGCGAGCATAGAGGACATCCTCACCTTCCTGGGCGAGTTTACACACGATATCAGACCACATGGCGTGCATATGGTCCTCAACCAGCAG GGTCGTCCGTCAGGTGACTGCTTCATCCAGATGACCTCAGCAGAGCGTGCACTTCAGGCCTCACAGCGGCTCCACAAGCACGTGATGGCCAGCCAGCGTGGGGCGAACAGCCGCTATGTGGAGGTGTTTCCCTGCAGCGCGGAGGAGATGGGCCTGGTGCTGATGGGAGGctcgctctcacacacacatacacacacacacacccggaGCAGGAGTGGGACAGGGCTCAGCCCGCCGCCATGTAAGTCCAGAC GTTTATCTCCACCATCCTACTCCTTCACCCCTGCTCCACCTGTCCTGCCTACAGAGGCTGCTGTTAGCCTCTACCCTCCCATGGGACAGGTGTTGCTGACCCCTCGTCCCCTGCCGCCAGGGCACGCTTACTACCCCGGTTCAGCACAGCTTTACATGAACTACACAGCCTACTACCCCAG tCCACCTGGCTCTCCTACAACTGTAGGTTTCTTCCCCTCCCCCTCGTCCCTCTCCTCCCCAGGGGGGTTGGTGCGCATGCCAGGTCTGACCTACAACAGCAACGGAGTCAAAGACCTCATTAATGCAGTGCAGGGATACCAG TATGCCCCCGAGGATGCTCTCATGCACGCTCACGGGCCCGTGCACGCTCACGATCCGGCCAGGACATTGCTTACGCAGCCCAAAGAATGGGTGTGTATTTAA